A section of the Phaseolus vulgaris cultivar G19833 chromosome 8, P. vulgaris v2.0, whole genome shotgun sequence genome encodes:
- the LOC137826470 gene encoding protein transport protein Sec61 subunit gamma: MDAIDSVFDPLREFAKDSVRLVKRCHKPDRKEFSKVAVRTAIGFVVMGFVGFFVKLIFIPINNIIVGSG, translated from the exons ATGGACGCCATTGATTCCGTCTTCGATCCACTCAGAGAATTTGCCAAGGACAGCGTGAGGCTCGTGAAGCGCTGCCACAAGCCAGATCGCAAAG AATTCTCCAAGGTTGCCGTGCGTACCGCAATTGGTTTCGTCGTGATGGGGTTCGTGGGTTTCTTCGTGAAGCTCATTTTCATTCCAATTAACAACATTATCGTCGGATCTGGTTAG
- the LOC137824097 gene encoding indole-3-glycerol phosphate synthase, chloroplastic-like isoform X1: MEGLASLKVPFQATPFLSSRPKTWDLPTQLNFYKRNSFSTFSVRAQVESTDGSSAVSSSGETVTETLKIKEWEVGMLQNEVASSQGIRIRRRPPSGPPLHYVGPFEFRLQNEGNTPRNILEEIVWNKDKEVSHLKERKPLISLKKALENAPPARNFIGALRAANERTGLPGLIAEVKKASPSRGILRENFDPVEIAQSYEKGGAACLSVLTDEKYFKGSFENLEAIRKAGVKCPLLCKEFIVDAWQLYYARTKGADAVLLIAAVLPDLDIKYMIKICKLLGLTALVEVHDEREFDRVLAIEGIELIGINNRNLETFELDISITKKLLEGERGKIIRERDIIMVGESGLFTPEDIAYVQEAGVRAVLVGESIVKQSDPGKGISSLFGKDISI, from the exons ATGGAAGGTTTGGCTTCTCTCAAGGTCCCCTTTCAGGCCACCCCATTCCTCTCTTCAAGACCCAAAACCTGGGATCTTCCGACCCAACtcaatttttataaaagaaactccTTTTCAACATTTTCTGTTCGGGCCCAG GTGGAGTCTACTGATGGTTCCTCTGCAGTATCCTCATCTGGTGAAACCGTGACAGAGACTCTCAAAATTAAGGAGTGGGAGGTAGGAATGTTACAAAATGAGGTTGCATCTAGCCAGGGCATAAGAATAAGGAGAAGGCCACCATCTGGACCCCCTTTGCATTATGTAGGACCCTTTGAATTCCGGTTGCAGAATGAGGGCAATACACCCCGGAACATTTTGGAAGAGATTGTGTGGAACAAGGACAAAGAAGTCTCACAC cttaaAGAAAGAAAGCCCCTCATATCTCTGAAGAAAGCTCTCGAAAATGCACCTCCTGCTAGGAATTTTATTGGTGCTCTAAGGGCAGCGAATGAACGAACTGGACTGCCGGGGTTGATTGCTGAAGTGAAGAAGGCATCACCAAGTAGGGGTATCTTGAGAGAAAATTTTGATCCA GTTGAAATTGCTCAATCTTATGAGAAGGGTGGAGCAGCTTGCCTAAGTGTTTTGACTGATGAAAAGTATTTTAAG GGAAGCTTTGAAAATCTGGAGGCAATAAGAAAGGCTGGAGTAAAG TGCCCTTTGTTGTGCAAAGAGTTCATCGTAGATGCATGGCAACTTTACTATGCTCGAACTAAAGGTGCAGATGCTGTCCTTTTAATTGCTGCTGTTTTGCCTGATCTTGACATCAAATACATGATTAAGATATGCAAGTTACTTGGACTGACTGCACTTGTTGAG GTCCACGATGAGAGGGAATTTGATCGTGTTCTTGCAATTGAGGGGATTGAGCTTATTGGCATTAACAATCGTAATCTTG AAACATTTGAGCTGGATATTAGCATCACAAAGAAGCTTCTTGAAGGAGAACGAGGCAAAATAATCCGTGAGAGAGACATCATT ATGGTTGGAGAATCTGGTCTATTCACCCCTGAGGACATTGCCTATGTTCAAGAAGCAGGTGTCAGAGCT GTATTGGTTGGAGAATCTATCGTGAAACAAAGTGATCCTGGGAAGGGAATCAGCAGTCTCTTTGGCAAAGATATATCTATCTGA
- the LOC137824097 gene encoding indole-3-glycerol phosphate synthase, chloroplastic-like isoform X2: MLQNEVASSQGIRIRRRPPSGPPLHYVGPFEFRLQNEGNTPRNILEEIVWNKDKEVSHLKERKPLISLKKALENAPPARNFIGALRAANERTGLPGLIAEVKKASPSRGILRENFDPVEIAQSYEKGGAACLSVLTDEKYFKGSFENLEAIRKAGVKCPLLCKEFIVDAWQLYYARTKGADAVLLIAAVLPDLDIKYMIKICKLLGLTALVEVHDEREFDRVLAIEGIELIGINNRNLETFELDISITKKLLEGERGKIIRERDIIMVGESGLFTPEDIAYVQEAGVRAVLVGESIVKQSDPGKGISSLFGKDISI, from the exons ATGTTACAAAATGAGGTTGCATCTAGCCAGGGCATAAGAATAAGGAGAAGGCCACCATCTGGACCCCCTTTGCATTATGTAGGACCCTTTGAATTCCGGTTGCAGAATGAGGGCAATACACCCCGGAACATTTTGGAAGAGATTGTGTGGAACAAGGACAAAGAAGTCTCACAC cttaaAGAAAGAAAGCCCCTCATATCTCTGAAGAAAGCTCTCGAAAATGCACCTCCTGCTAGGAATTTTATTGGTGCTCTAAGGGCAGCGAATGAACGAACTGGACTGCCGGGGTTGATTGCTGAAGTGAAGAAGGCATCACCAAGTAGGGGTATCTTGAGAGAAAATTTTGATCCA GTTGAAATTGCTCAATCTTATGAGAAGGGTGGAGCAGCTTGCCTAAGTGTTTTGACTGATGAAAAGTATTTTAAG GGAAGCTTTGAAAATCTGGAGGCAATAAGAAAGGCTGGAGTAAAG TGCCCTTTGTTGTGCAAAGAGTTCATCGTAGATGCATGGCAACTTTACTATGCTCGAACTAAAGGTGCAGATGCTGTCCTTTTAATTGCTGCTGTTTTGCCTGATCTTGACATCAAATACATGATTAAGATATGCAAGTTACTTGGACTGACTGCACTTGTTGAG GTCCACGATGAGAGGGAATTTGATCGTGTTCTTGCAATTGAGGGGATTGAGCTTATTGGCATTAACAATCGTAATCTTG AAACATTTGAGCTGGATATTAGCATCACAAAGAAGCTTCTTGAAGGAGAACGAGGCAAAATAATCCGTGAGAGAGACATCATT ATGGTTGGAGAATCTGGTCTATTCACCCCTGAGGACATTGCCTATGTTCAAGAAGCAGGTGTCAGAGCT GTATTGGTTGGAGAATCTATCGTGAAACAAAGTGATCCTGGGAAGGGAATCAGCAGTCTCTTTGGCAAAGATATATCTATCTGA
- the LOC137826808 gene encoding uncharacterized protein, with the protein MVNDGGGGGANHVSIEKSFRIKEDDRFFSRLMSKETSKANSSSRVFYYGETSIAVPFTWEAQPGTPKHPSSVTSLPPLTPPPSYYSNSKSSNKRRNSKANIFSCILPRFMTGSRKDHGSPASSRSSSSSSSWSLVHPSHSYSTRDTADQGTLSFSRPTTSTVRTFLKHKASNRFRGCYSFGNIKNAVVRHGSA; encoded by the coding sequence ATGGTGAatgatggtggtggtggtggtgccAATCATGTCTCAATTGAAAAGTCCTTCAGAATAAAGGAGGATGATAGGTTCTTCTCAAGGCTAATGTCCAAGGAAACCTCCAAGGCTAACTCTTCTTCAAGGGTTTTCTATTATGGAGAAACATCAATTGCAGTTCCTTTCACATGGGAGGCTCAACCTGGCACCCCAAAACACCCTTCTTCTGTAACTTCTCTACCTCCCCTTACACCCCCTCCTTCATATTACTCCAATTCCAAGTCCAGCAACAAGAGAAGAAACTCCAAGGCCAACATATTTTCATGCATTTTGCCACGGTTTATGACAGGCTCAAGAAAGGACCACGGTTCACCAGCATCATCTCGCTCATCCTCCTCATCCTCATCATGGTCATTGGTTCACCCATCACACTCATATTCCACCAGGGATACAGCAGATCAAGGAACCCTCTCTTTCTCACGCCCAACAACTAGTACTGTTCGCACTTTTCTCAAACATAAAGCTTCAAACAGATTCAGAGGCTGCTACTCCTTTGGAAACATAAAGAATGCAGTTGTGAGGCATGGATCAGCCTAG
- the LOC137826648 gene encoding peroxidase P7-like yields MASSCSSFMITLALLVLVIGGANATLYTNFYSSSCPKLLDTVKCAVESAISKETRMGASLLRLFFHDCFVNGCDGSILLDDTSSFTGEKNARPNKNSARGFDVIDKIKSAVEEVCPGVVSCADILAIAARDSVHILGGPSWNVKLGRRDSRTASQSAANNGIPPPTSNVNQLISRFNSLGLSPKDLVALSGAHTIGQARCTTFRARIYNETNIDSSFAHIRQSTCPPNSGSGDNNLAPLDLATPTFFDNHYFKNLIQKKGLLHSDQQLFNGASTDSLVRTYNTNPGSFFADFSAAMIKMGDISPLTGSLGEIRNKCRRVN; encoded by the exons ATGGCTTCGTCTTGTTCTAGCTTTATGATCACTTTGGCCCTTTTGGTCCTTGTGATTGGAGGTGCCAATGCAACACTTTACACAAACTTCTACTCCAGTTCTTGCCCAAAACTCCTTGACACTGTGAAATGCGCAGTGGAATCAGCCATATCAAAGGAGACCCGCATGGGTGCTTCTCTCCTACGTTTGTTCTTCCACGATTGCTTTGTTAAC GGGTGTGATGGGTCGATTCTACTTGATGATACATCAAGCTTCACCGGAGAGAAGAACGCACGTCCTAACAAGAACTCTGCTCGTGGATTTGATGTGATCGACAAAATCAAGTCAGCTGTGGAGGAAGTGTGCCCAGGTGTGGTCTCCTGTGCTGATATCCTTGCCATTGCTGCCAGAGATTCTGTTCACATC CTTGGTGGTCCAAGTTGGAACGTGAAACTTGGAAGAAGAGATTCGAGGACAGCAAGCCAATCTGCTGCCAACAATGGCATCCCACCACCCACTTCAAACGTCAACCAACTCATCTCCAGATTCAACTCTCTTGGACTTTCTCCCAAGGACTTGGTCGCACTATCTG GGGCTCATACAATTGGACAAGCAAGGTGCACAACCTTTAGAGCTCGCATCTACAATGAAACCAACATAGATAGTTCCTTTGCACACATCAGACAATCTACATGCCCTCCAAACTCAGGATCAGGGGACAACAACTTGGCACCCCTTGACCTTGCCACTCCCACTTTCTTTGACAATCACTACTTCAAGAATCTCATTCAGAAGAAGGGCCTCCTCCATTCTGATCAACAACTCTTCAATGGTGCTTCCACTGACTCACTGGTACGTACCTACAACACCAACCCAGGCTCCTTTTTCGCTGATTTCTCCGCTGCTATGATAAAAATGGGAGACATCAGTCCCCTCACCGGCTCCCTCGGAGAAATAAGGAACAAGTGTCGGAGGGTCAACTAA
- the LOC137826471 gene encoding uncharacterized protein, producing MEANRKRRVVVRRKPLSDITNTSLPVSPKPHRTNPSSSSTTSSSALDTRVTENTVAAAANLDNAPNPTPPSPSVPSTPTLKAPSLHAADSITPPSIQIVDAVDAEASDDVEASEPLHPISVVYSLRRSSNKRKKDKGKAVAVPVSSTPNLKISDSLEKNENDEFEGLNLSKAKALTFPRAKKQRTLTSKKEKDAIPNHQLQEYMKKQNAYFKEIDEFELEVESDDELD from the exons ATGGAAGCTAACAGAAAACGACGAGTGGTCGTTCGCAGAAAGCCTCTCTCCGATATCACCAACACTTCTCTTCCTGTTTCCCCAAAACCTCACAGAActaacccttcttcttcttctactacTTCCTCTTCTGCACTCGATACACGTGTCACTGAAAACACTGTTGCCGCCGCCGCCAATCTCGATAATGCCCCAAACCCTACCCCTCCTTCACCGTCCGTTCCCTCCACACCAACTCTCAAAGCACCCTCTCTACACGCCGCCGATTCAATAACTCCCCCTTCAATCC AGATTGTTGATGCTGTTGATGCCGAAGCTTCTGATGATGTTGAGGCTTCTGAGCCTCTTCATCCTATTTCAGTAGTGTACAGCCTAAGACGTTCTTCgaataaaagaaagaaggaCAAAGGGAAGGCAGTGGCTGTTCCTGTTAGCAGCACCCCAAATTTGAAGATATCTGATAGTCT cgagaaaaatgaaaatgatgaGTTTGAAGGTTTGAACCTATCCAAGGCCAAAGCATTGACTTTTCCTCGGGCAAAG AAACAGCGTACTTTGACatctaaaaaagaaaaagatgcaATCCCCAATCACCAGCTTCAAGAATATATGAAAAAACAGAATGCTTACTTTAAAgaaattgatgaatttgaactgGAGGTTGAATCTGATGATGAGTTGGATTAG